One Verrucomicrobiota bacterium DNA segment encodes these proteins:
- a CDS encoding beta-ketoacyl-[acyl-carrier-protein] synthase family protein, translated as MRYSVRPDDERAVITACGAVTPCGMGVGPLAEAVFSGRSALSTVKLDDARHVGGGVTDPGAMNLFPEETQTTALALCAAEECLRDVPDDVSQALGVYVSSGKPDMRLVERVHRGVLRSGPAAVPSDFIPRALPSAPGDAVAARFGCGGPRLAFVGACSTGLDCLAMAARAVREGRASGALAGSAEASLTPLLVAAFERMGVLASSAPEAAGAVRPFARGRAGFLIGEGAGVVLVETRASAKARGAAVLAEIAGCAVVNDAHHQINLEASGGGIAGAIRAALARAGIAPDEVDHINAHGTATRLNDLVETRGLRAALGAWADRVKVCSTKPVTGHLLSASGSVELIVTIEAMRRGVAPPTINLDEPDPACDLDYTPNVAVAHPIRHALVLNYGFGGHIGAVVLGRCYQQE; from the coding sequence ATGCGGTACTCGGTCCGACCCGACGACGAGCGCGCGGTGATCACGGCCTGCGGCGCGGTGACGCCGTGCGGTATGGGTGTCGGCCCGCTGGCCGAGGCGGTCTTCTCCGGCAGGTCGGCGCTCTCGACGGTCAAGCTCGACGATGCGCGCCATGTCGGCGGCGGCGTGACGGATCCCGGGGCCATGAATCTCTTCCCCGAGGAGACGCAGACGACGGCGCTTGCCCTCTGTGCGGCCGAGGAATGCCTGCGGGATGTGCCGGATGATGTGTCGCAGGCGCTCGGCGTGTACGTCTCGAGCGGCAAGCCGGACATGCGGCTTGTCGAGCGCGTCCATCGTGGGGTTCTCAGGTCTGGTCCCGCCGCCGTTCCCTCCGACTTCATTCCGCGTGCGCTGCCGTCCGCGCCGGGCGATGCCGTTGCTGCGCGTTTCGGGTGCGGCGGGCCGCGGCTGGCGTTTGTCGGGGCGTGCTCGACCGGTCTCGATTGTCTGGCGATGGCGGCGCGCGCCGTACGCGAAGGGCGGGCCTCGGGGGCTCTTGCCGGGAGCGCCGAAGCGTCGCTCACCCCGCTGCTTGTGGCGGCGTTCGAGCGCATGGGCGTGCTCGCGTCGAGCGCGCCGGAGGCGGCGGGCGCTGTCCGGCCGTTCGCGCGCGGTCGCGCGGGTTTCCTCATCGGCGAGGGCGCTGGTGTCGTGCTCGTCGAAACGCGGGCCTCGGCGAAAGCGCGGGGTGCGGCGGTGCTCGCCGAGATCGCCGGGTGCGCCGTCGTCAACGACGCCCATCATCAGATCAACCTCGAGGCGAGCGGCGGCGGGATTGCAGGTGCGATCCGCGCGGCGCTTGCGCGAGCGGGGATCGCGCCCGACGAGGTGGACCATATCAACGCGCACGGCACGGCGACACGCCTCAATGACCTGGTGGAGACACGCGGCCTCCGCGCCGCGCTCGGCGCGTGGGCCGACCGCGTGAAGGTCTGCTCGACCAAGCCGGTGACGGGCCACTTGCTCAGCGCGTCGGGCAGCGTCGAGCTGATCGTGACCATCGAGGCGATGCGGCGCGGCGTGGCGCCCCCGACCATCAATCTCGATGAGCCCGACCCGGCGTGCGACCTCGATTACACGCCGAACGTCGCGGTTGCGCACCCAATCCGGCACGCGCTCGTGCTAAACTACGGCTTCGGCGGTCACATCGGCGCCGTGGTCTTGGGTCGGTGTTATCAACAGGAATAG
- a CDS encoding SDR family oxidoreductase — MGSVVITGAAGGLGRELAAAFARAGWALGLMGHSTPEALHELAASLEPPQAATACCDVRDAAAVDAAFARFDEALGGLDVLVHTAAISPPGLVATVAPEAFDEQIEVNLTGAFHCVRAAIVRMLPRHDGHIITIGSYWGAHGLYGGAAYSASKAGLVGLTLSAAHEVGRKGIRCNVVLPGFLRTPMTAGLKERDVARAVAGNVLGRASDFDEVCAFVVGLAAMRHVSAQVFNLDSRPARL, encoded by the coding sequence ATGGGTTCGGTCGTCATCACCGGCGCCGCGGGCGGCCTCGGCCGCGAGCTTGCTGCGGCGTTTGCGCGGGCCGGCTGGGCGCTCGGTTTGATGGGCCACTCTACGCCGGAGGCGCTCCACGAGCTCGCCGCGTCGCTCGAACCGCCGCAGGCAGCCACGGCGTGCTGTGACGTACGCGATGCGGCAGCCGTGGATGCGGCGTTCGCCCGGTTCGACGAAGCCCTCGGCGGGCTCGACGTGCTCGTGCACACGGCGGCGATCTCGCCGCCCGGGCTTGTGGCGACCGTTGCGCCCGAGGCGTTCGACGAGCAGATCGAGGTGAACCTTACTGGGGCGTTCCACTGCGTGCGCGCGGCCATCGTGCGCATGCTGCCGCGCCACGACGGCCACATCATCACGATCGGCTCGTACTGGGGCGCGCACGGGCTGTATGGCGGCGCCGCCTACAGCGCGTCGAAGGCGGGCCTTGTCGGGCTCACGCTGAGCGCCGCGCACGAGGTTGGCCGCAAGGGCATCCGCTGCAACGTCGTGCTGCCCGGCTTCCTGCGCACGCCGATGACGGCCGGCCTCAAGGAGCGGGACGTCGCGCGCGCCGTCGCCGGCAACGTGCTCGGGCGGGCATCGGACTTCGACGAGGTGTGCGCGTTTGTCGTGGGGCTGGCCGCCATGCGTCACGTCTCGGCGCAGGTATTCAACCTGGACAGCCGTCCGGCCCGACTCTGA
- the bioB gene encoding biotin synthase BioB has product MDRDEVLALAGQVAGGHETTCGEALRLASDETSLDDLTAGAARLVERFGGRTVEFCAIVNAKSGFCPNDCTFCAQSVHYSTDTPVYELMDTAHLVEAARAAAASGASRFGIVTSGVALDEADFDRLIEAVRALIALGVVGVCASLGALTSERARRLRAAGLVRYHHNVETSEGFYPEICTTQRHATKLDTLETAKAAGLEVCSGGIFGLGETWADRVDMAMTLRELGVVSAPLNFLMPIAGTPLERQAMLTADEALRIIAVYRFILPRTTIRVCGGRDAVLGARQAEMYAAGADAAMTGNYLTRPGHRPEEDLAMVAALGLGVRRHVAPRGSA; this is encoded by the coding sequence ATGGACCGAGACGAGGTGCTGGCGCTGGCCGGGCAGGTGGCCGGCGGACACGAGACGACGTGCGGCGAGGCGCTGCGGCTCGCGTCGGACGAGACGTCGCTCGATGACCTCACGGCCGGTGCGGCGCGGCTTGTCGAGCGCTTCGGCGGCCGCACGGTCGAGTTCTGCGCGATCGTCAACGCTAAGTCGGGCTTCTGCCCGAACGACTGCACGTTCTGCGCGCAGTCGGTCCACTACTCGACGGACACGCCCGTCTACGAGCTGATGGACACGGCGCACCTCGTCGAGGCGGCACGCGCGGCGGCGGCGTCAGGCGCATCGCGCTTCGGGATCGTCACCAGCGGCGTGGCGCTGGACGAGGCGGACTTCGATCGCCTTATCGAGGCGGTGCGCGCGCTCATCGCGCTCGGTGTTGTCGGCGTCTGCGCGTCGCTTGGCGCGTTGACGTCCGAGCGGGCGCGCCGGCTGCGGGCTGCCGGGCTGGTGCGTTACCATCACAACGTTGAGACTTCCGAGGGCTTCTATCCCGAGATCTGTACGACCCAGCGCCACGCGACGAAGCTCGACACGCTCGAGACGGCCAAGGCCGCGGGTCTCGAGGTATGCTCGGGCGGCATCTTCGGGCTGGGCGAGACGTGGGCCGACCGCGTGGATATGGCGATGACGTTGCGCGAGCTGGGCGTCGTCTCGGCGCCGCTCAACTTCCTCATGCCCATCGCCGGCACGCCTCTGGAGAGGCAAGCCATGCTCACAGCGGACGAGGCGCTGCGCATCATTGCCGTCTACCGCTTCATTCTCCCGCGCACGACGATCCGCGTCTGCGGCGGGCGTGACGCGGTGCTCGGCGCCCGGCAAGCGGAGATGTATGCCGCCGGCGCCGACGCCGCGATGACCGGCAACTACCTCACGAGGCCGGGCCACCGACCCGAGGAAGACCTGGCGATGGTCGCGGCGCTCGGGCTGGGCGTGCGGCGTCATGTCGCGCCGCGGGGGTCCGCGTAA
- a CDS encoding DUF4878 domain-containing protein, translated as MSRICVGLVLVMFAVTMGCTCGGGGNAESTATRMLDAIKANDVEAAMNYMDLKTMYDKITETLKAAQQEVPKFEDWKKEFIEQAKKEAKDNPQKFDYKNLEVKEEGDTATVTVEIKEDDKDWKKQTVTLKKVDGKWMMPFDEMMNLQ; from the coding sequence ATGAGTAGGATTTGTGTTGGATTGGTGCTGGTGATGTTCGCCGTAACCATGGGCTGCACCTGCGGCGGCGGCGGGAACGCCGAGAGCACGGCAACGAGGATGCTCGATGCCATCAAGGCCAATGATGTCGAGGCTGCCATGAACTACATGGACCTCAAGACCATGTACGACAAGATTACCGAGACTCTTAAGGCGGCCCAACAAGAGGTTCCCAAGTTCGAGGACTGGAAGAAGGAGTTCATCGAACAGGCGAAGAAGGAAGCAAAGGACAATCCCCAGAAATTCGACTACAAGAACCTCGAGGTGAAGGAAGAGGGTGACACGGCGACGGTCACTGTCGAGATCAAGGAAGACGACAAGGACTGGAAGAAGCAGACGGTCACGCTCAAGAAGGTCGACGGCAAGTGGATGATGCCGTTCGACGAGATGATGAATCTCCAGTAA